AAATTTAACCTCCATGAGGCAAACCTATGATGAGTACGCGCATAACATCAAAAATTCGGAAGCTTCTCCGCAATGAGAATGGCAACTTCGCCTTGATTGCGGCGGCTGCGGTGCCGGTTCTGTTTATGGCGGGTAGCCTGGCGGTCGACACCACCAATGCGATGTCGATGAAGGTGCGGCTTCAGAATGCGGTTGACAGTGCAGCGCTCGCTACTGCGGCACGGCTTTCTGAGGAGGAAAATCTCACCGCAGCGCAGGCCCAGGCATTTGCACTGAAATTCGTCAACGGTCAGGTGAAGGAAGATTTTGGCGCATTTAACGGGTTTTCAGTCACCCCCACCGTGAACATCGATCCGGTCGAAACCGGTGGACGCACGGTCTGGAAAGTGGCCGTTTCCATGGAGGGTAGCCAGAGCCTGACACCGATGGCACGCATAATGGGCAAGGACAAGCTGACCGTTAGTGTGGTTGGCAAGTCCGAGAGTGCAGGAGAGGCGCAAGGTGCCTTTTCCATGGCTCTGGTGCTTGACCGGTCCGGGTCGATGGACTGGAATTTGAATGGCCAGAAAAAGATCAATGTTCTCAAGACCGCTGTCGGCGGTCTGATCGAGCAGTTCGAGGAAGCAGATCCAGAGCGCAAATATGTTCGCCTTGGTGCGTCGAGCTACAATTCGAAACTGACCGGAAGCACAAAGCTGAGATGGAACCCTGGCAAGACCAAGGAGTTCGTTGATGCTTTGCCGGCTTCCGGCGGCACTGACTCAACTGATGCCTTCGACTGGGCATATACAGCAGTGACCCACAAACGCGAAAATAACACGCATGATGCAAAATCGGGTCAGGTACCAAAAAAATTCATCGTCTTTATGACTGACGGTGACAACAACTACAGCTCGGCTGACAGCTCGACAAAGCATCTTTGCGATGACGCCAAGGATGACGGTATCGAAGTCTACACTGTAGCGTTTGCTGCGCCCAATCGTGGAAAGCAATTGCTGTCCTATTGCGCCTCCACCGAAGAACACTTCTTCGACGCGCAAAACAGCGCCCAGCTTATCGAGGCGTTCAAGAACATCGGCTACGCCGCATCTAAGGTGGTTTCGCGCCTGACCGAGTAAACAGACAAACAAAGCGGGCGACGGACGAGAACCTCGCGCGCTACTCCCAGCCGTTGGATTTGGCAGGCAGGGCTTTGAGATAGGCAGCGATCGCATCCCGGTCGCTGCCTTCCAGTTTTTCCATGTTCTTTTGGACATCCACCATTGAGCCGCCGACGCTGTCGAAGTCCGGTGTGAAACCGCTTTCGAGATAGTAGGCAATGTCGGAGGCGCTCCAGTCGCCGACGGGTTTTCCGCCCGGGGTGATGTTGGGGATTACCCCTTCGCCATCAGGATTGTGTGCGCCCGCCATCCATTGACCCGGCACAAAGCCGCCTATCAGGTTGCGCGGCGTGTGGCACTCTCCGCAATGGCCCGGGCCTTCAACCAGATATTGCCCGCGCTCAAGCTCCGGAGTGCTGCTGGCAAGGGTTACCTGTGGCGCGTCGGTAAAGAACAGCAGCTTCCAGCCGCCGAGCGAGCGACGGATGTTGAACGGAAATCCGATCTCGTGGGGAAGCGACGCAATGTCGCTTGCCGGCAGCGTCTTTAAAAATGCAAACAGATCGGCGATGTCCTGGTCGGTCATCCGGGTGTAGGAGCCATAGGGGAACGCCGGGTAGTAGTGGCTGCCATCCGGAGAAACGCCCTTCAGCATCGCATTGGCGAAGTCTTCGAGCGCCCATTGCCCGATTCCGGCTTGCGGGTCGGGGGAGATGTTGGGCCCTATGAAGGTGCCGAAATCGCTTTCCAGCCGGACACCTCCAGAAAGCACCAGTTTGGCGTCACCCTCCGAACCAGGCGCGGCATGGCAAGATGCGCAGCCGCCTGCCCAGAAAAGGATCTCGCCGGCCTCGGCACTGGCCTCAAGCCCGCTGATCGCCGCAAGGCGTTCATCATCCAGTGGCTTAGGCGCGGTCAGCACATAAGCAACACCCGCGCCGGCCACGGCCAGAACTGAAATACCGGACACCACCCGTTTCATCGGCGGTGTCCGGCATGCGTTTCAAAACTGGAAGGTGTCATCAGCTCTTTTTGAGGCGATAGACTTCGTGGCAGGCGCCACAGTTTTGGGTGATCGGTCCGAAGACGGCCTTGAGCGCGTCGAGATCGGCGGGAGCGGCTGCAACGCCGGCGTCAGCGGATGCCTTGAATTTGGCGACGGCCGCGTCAAAACCCGCACGGTCTGACCAGATCGCAGGCGCAGCTTCGGTTTCCATTCCGGTTTCCGATCCTTCGGGGAAGAAATCGCCATAGGTTGCGGCCACTTCGCTCATCGTGGTCAGTGCTGCAAGTGCTGCGGCAGCATCAAAATCAACTTCGCC
The DNA window shown above is from Hoeflea phototrophica DFL-43 and carries:
- a CDS encoding vWA domain-containing protein; protein product: MSTRITSKIRKLLRNENGNFALIAAAAVPVLFMAGSLAVDTTNAMSMKVRLQNAVDSAALATAARLSEEENLTAAQAQAFALKFVNGQVKEDFGAFNGFSVTPTVNIDPVETGGRTVWKVAVSMEGSQSLTPMARIMGKDKLTVSVVGKSESAGEAQGAFSMALVLDRSGSMDWNLNGQKKINVLKTAVGGLIEQFEEADPERKYVRLGASSYNSKLTGSTKLRWNPGKTKEFVDALPASGGTDSTDAFDWAYTAVTHKRENNTHDAKSGQVPKKFIVFMTDGDNNYSSADSSTKHLCDDAKDDGIEVYTVAFAAPNRGKQLLSYCASTEEHFFDAQNSAQLIEAFKNIGYAASKVVSRLTE
- a CDS encoding cytochrome c, whose translation is MKRVVSGISVLAVAGAGVAYVLTAPKPLDDERLAAISGLEASAEAGEILFWAGGCASCHAAPGSEGDAKLVLSGGVRLESDFGTFIGPNISPDPQAGIGQWALEDFANAMLKGVSPDGSHYYPAFPYGSYTRMTDQDIADLFAFLKTLPASDIASLPHEIGFPFNIRRSLGGWKLLFFTDAPQVTLASSTPELERGQYLVEGPGHCGECHTPRNLIGGFVPGQWMAGAHNPDGEGVIPNITPGGKPVGDWSASDIAYYLESGFTPDFDSVGGSMVDVQKNMEKLEGSDRDAIAAYLKALPAKSNGWE
- a CDS encoding c-type cytochrome; this translates as MKIRVVFAAAIIGAAGLSPVIAADEPQVVRQEMMKKVGGATGAMAKMVKGEVDFDAAAALAALTTMSEVAATYGDFFPEGSETGMETEAAPAIWSDRAGFDAAVAKFKASADAGVAAAPADLDALKAVFGPITQNCGACHEVYRLKKS